A section of the Oreochromis aureus strain Israel breed Guangdong linkage group 22, ZZ_aureus, whole genome shotgun sequence genome encodes:
- the gatad1 gene encoding GATA zinc finger domain-containing protein 1, which yields MPLGLKPCCAVCKTNSSSMWKKGNQGEILCNSCTGKSASGGASGPSLSSITQPSNGGGKQSKQEIHRRSARLRSTKYKAPASEKKVSTKGKGRRHIFKLKNPIKAPESVATIITSESIFYKGVYYQIGDVIKVTDEEDGKPYYAQIRGFVQDQYCEKSAALTWLIPTQASPKDQFDPGTYIVGPEEDLPRKMEYLEFVCHAPSEYFKSRSTPFPTIPIRPEKGYIWTHIGPTPAHTVKESVSASS from the exons ATGCCGCTGGGTTTGAAACCATGTTGCGCCGTTTGCAAGACTAATTCTTCCTCGATGTGGAAGAAAGGAAACCAGGGAGAGATCCTGTGTAACAGCTGCACGGGAAAGAGCGCCAGCGGCGGGGCGTCAGGACCCTCCCTGTCCTCCATCACTCAGCCCAGCAATGGCGGAGGGAAACAG TCCAAGCAGGAGATCCACAGAAGGTCTGCACGTCTGAGAAGCACCAAGTACAAAGCTCCTGCATCGGAGAAAAAAGTCTCAACCAAAGGAAAAGGACGACGACACATATTTAAACTCAAAAAT CCAATCAAAGCACCAGAATCCGTAGCGACTATCATCACGTCAGAATCCATATTTTATAAG GGTGTATACTACCAGATAGGAGACGTGATTAAGGTAACAGATGAAGAAGACGGGAAGCCTTACTACGCTCAGATTCGAGGCTTTGTGCAGGATCAGTACTGTGAAAAAAGTGCAGCACTGACGTGGCTCATCCCCACTCAAGCCAGCCCAAAGGACCAGTTCGATCCTGGCACTTATATTGTTG GTCCAGAGGAGGATCTGCCAAGAAAGATGGAGTATTTGGAGTTTGTGTGCCACGCCCCCTCTGAGTACTTCAAGTCTCGGAGCACCCCATTCCCTACTATCCCAATACGACCAGAAAAAGGCTATATCTGGACCCACATAGGACCCACACCGGCCCACACTGTCAAAGAGTCTGTCAGTGCCAGCAGTTAG
- the chrac1 gene encoding chromatin accessibility complex protein 1 — MKMSQNSSGKDDQASGSKKPISLPISRVRLIMKSSPDVSSINQDALFLTTKATELFVQHLALSSFNNGSGKESNTLSYSDLANTAQETETFHFLTDILPKKILAQDYLNSLEQMQEEEGADY, encoded by the exons ATGAAGATGTCTCAAAACAGCTCAGGTAAAGACGACCAAGCGTCAGGCAGCAAAAAGCCGATCTCTCTGCCGATATCCAGGGTGAGGCTGATCATGAAGAGCTCCCCTGATGTCTCCAGTATCAACCAGGACGCTCTTTTCCTCACCACCAAAGCTACA gAGCTGTTTGTACAACACCTGGCTCTATCCTCCTTCAACAACGGCTCAGGGAAGGAATCAAACACCCTGTCGTACAGCGACCTGGCCAACACTGCTCAGGAGACAGAGACTTTCCATTTTCTCACAG ATATTCTGCCTAAGAAGATCTTGGCTCAAGATTACCTCAACTCTTTGGAGCAAatgcaagaagaagaaggagctgATTACTGA
- the si:ch211-57n23.1 gene encoding uncharacterized protein si:ch211-57n23.1: MLQGTVSRAWLCLSFCLLLGICSPAEDGGPASPPPSFPPEQGSGELDFEDWEWGSGSSLLHLLHSFPADSPFTTESSEKPVNCTQRFWLPPSSPICWENIAGPKEFARSRLLVLQNRAALQAVSTSSGVEEGGLSYDHQAREEVQGIRSDHQKVTETMQSMETVFVSLAEKRKEGKERGVFTSMKERLANTRDALEGRDHVANHLEEKFSTLEATLLNIQLRLRKLIHH; this comes from the exons ATGCTCCAGGGGACAGTGAGCAGGGCTTGGCTCTGCCTGTCCTTCTGCCTCCTGTTGGGGATCTGTTCTCCAGCAGAGGATGGAGGACCAGCAAGTCCTCCTCCTAGTTTCCCCCCTGAGCAAGGGTCAGGGGAGTTGGATTTCGAGGACTGGGAGTGGGGCTCTGGATCGTCTCTTCTGCACCTGCTCCACAGCTTCCCCGCTGACAGCCCCTTCACAACAGAGTCCTCAGAAAAGCCAGTCAACTGCACACAGCGCTTCTGGCTCCCTCCATCATCTCCAATCTGCTGGGAAAACATAGCAGGACCCAAAGAGTTTGCCAGGTCTCGTCTGCTTGTTCTGCAGAACAGGGCGGCCCTGCAGGCGGTGTCCACCTCCAGCGGGGTGGAGGAGGGAGGGCTGTCCTACGACCACCAAGCTAGAGAGGAGGTCCAGGGGATCCGATCAGACCACCAGAAAGTGACCGAAACTATGCAAAGCATGGAGACCGTGTTTGTCTCTCTGGCAGAGAAGAGGAAAGAGGGCAAGGAGCGGGGTGTCTTTACGAG CATGAAGGAGCGTCTCGCAAATACGAGGGATGCTCTCGAAGGCAGAGACCACGTGGCTAACCACCTGGAGGAGAAGTTTTCCACTTTGGAGGCGACACTTCTCAATATACAGCTTCGACTTAGAAAACTCATCCATCACTGA